One segment of Chloroflexota bacterium DNA contains the following:
- a CDS encoding aldehyde:ferredoxin oxidoreductase has translation MANRRVWKPVPCGPSGWFTRCPTSAVMTDTMSICGTNIGAGWGIRRIKSEGSERNAVTCGYAGKILRINLGSRSIGSIDTAQYEAWGGGHGMGSAIFWDLCPDKSISGFDPRNVITIMSTPLAGTLSPGSSRCEVQGIGPQGYPIEWFTWSNFGGRFAAQLKYAGWDGIVIEGRSDTPVWVNIVNDQVTLENAHDLWGRDTRETQQEIWRRVSGHNSEDLTQADGTSQRPAVLCIGQAGEKLSRIAALIHDGGNAAGQGGFGGVFGAKNLKAISVLGTGGFRIADPRALMESWLWYRANFVYNVDAPILKSPKPNSPGFFSVNNSPGGAMVMKAVEPSRPHACHACPLACHRRTASGIGDESFCMPTMWPLHFMFSTSDSEEPASGASEADVKAFSALKLARARYRIAELIQRYGINCFELWVADIYLQGLFKLGILGEDKPIRCDLPFDKWDSDSFKEGLIRMIAERQGIGDDMAEGMTRAAVKWGRYEKDSEDGILLTPYWGYFEHYEPRVEVEWSYGSILSARDTNDHGLNYPLYTIPRVCQEAKIEPILSAEETVEIISRKVPPFNGDPFMFDYGEGPTGIYSQNKAKSTAWGRRYGLFWKNSVGYCDFLWPSFININAPGKLGATPEGEPKFLNAVTGQGISFLEGMEIGRRIWNLDRSILVLQGRRRDMEVFTGYVFGNPISWPHILPIYENGQWHFSDNLGRTLDKDRFEEWKTLFFELEGWDKSSGWPTRGTLEQLGLAKVADELQNQGKLGVR, from the coding sequence ATGGCAAACAGGCGTGTGTGGAAGCCTGTCCCATGCGGGCCATCCGGTTGGTTCACAAGGTGCCCAACCAGCGCGGTGATGACGGATACAATGTCAATCTGCGGAACGAACATTGGGGCTGGTTGGGGTATCCGACGGATTAAATCAGAGGGGAGTGAAAGAAACGCTGTGACTTGTGGCTATGCTGGGAAGATATTGCGGATAAATCTCGGCAGCCGATCAATCGGCAGCATCGACACCGCTCAGTACGAAGCATGGGGTGGCGGTCATGGGATGGGATCGGCGATCTTCTGGGATCTATGCCCGGACAAGAGCATCAGCGGATTCGATCCCCGCAATGTCATCACCATCATGAGTACCCCTCTGGCAGGTACGCTTTCCCCCGGTTCATCGCGGTGTGAGGTGCAGGGGATTGGGCCGCAGGGATATCCGATCGAATGGTTTACCTGGAGCAACTTCGGAGGCAGGTTCGCCGCACAGCTCAAGTATGCCGGCTGGGATGGCATTGTTATCGAAGGAAGATCGGATACCCCGGTCTGGGTGAACATCGTGAATGACCAGGTGACCCTGGAGAACGCTCATGACCTCTGGGGAAGGGACACCAGGGAAACCCAGCAAGAGATCTGGCGGAGGGTGTCAGGTCATAACTCCGAGGATTTGACTCAGGCAGATGGTACCAGTCAGAGGCCGGCTGTGCTCTGCATTGGCCAGGCCGGGGAGAAGTTGAGCCGAATCGCCGCCCTGATCCATGATGGGGGCAACGCTGCTGGTCAGGGGGGATTCGGCGGCGTGTTCGGTGCCAAGAACCTGAAGGCCATCAGCGTCCTGGGTACGGGTGGCTTCCGTATTGCTGACCCCCGGGCCTTGATGGAAAGCTGGCTATGGTACCGGGCCAATTTCGTGTACAACGTGGATGCCCCCATCTTGAAGAGCCCTAAACCGAATTCGCCTGGATTCTTCTCGGTAAACAACTCCCCAGGTGGCGCTATGGTCATGAAGGCGGTTGAACCGTCTCGTCCCCATGCCTGCCATGCCTGTCCCCTGGCGTGTCATCGAAGGACAGCCAGCGGGATTGGTGATGAGTCTTTCTGTATGCCCACAATGTGGCCGCTCCATTTCATGTTCTCCACTTCGGACTCGGAGGAACCCGCAAGCGGTGCCTCGGAGGCTGATGTGAAAGCCTTCAGTGCCCTGAAGCTGGCCAGGGCTCGATATCGCATCGCCGAGTTGATCCAGCGGTACGGCATCAATTGCTTCGAGCTATGGGTCGCTGATATATACCTCCAAGGGCTCTTCAAGTTGGGCATTCTGGGTGAAGACAAACCGATTCGCTGTGATCTTCCGTTTGACAAGTGGGACAGCGACAGCTTCAAAGAAGGCCTCATTCGCATGATAGCTGAGCGGCAGGGTATCGGTGACGACATGGCCGAAGGCATGACACGAGCAGCCGTGAAGTGGGGGAGGTATGAGAAAGACAGCGAGGACGGAATTCTCCTCACCCCCTACTGGGGGTACTTCGAGCACTATGAGCCGAGGGTTGAGGTCGAATGGAGCTACGGCTCCATCCTTTCGGCGAGGGACACCAACGACCACGGGTTGAACTACCCGCTTTACACCATACCGAGGGTCTGCCAGGAAGCCAAGATCGAGCCGATCCTGTCAGCCGAGGAGACAGTGGAAATCATATCGCGAAAGGTGCCGCCGTTCAATGGCGATCCGTTCATGTTTGACTATGGTGAGGGCCCTACGGGCATATACTCCCAGAACAAAGCCAAGTCCACCGCATGGGGAAGGCGCTACGGCCTGTTCTGGAAGAACTCCGTTGGATACTGCGATTTCCTGTGGCCGAGCTTCATCAATATCAACGCACCCGGCAAACTCGGCGCCACCCCGGAGGGTGAACCAAAGTTCCTCAATGCGGTGACGGGACAGGGGATCAGTTTCCTAGAGGGGATGGAGATTGGCCGGAGAATCTGGAATCTGGATAGGTCTATACTCGTGCTGCAAGGGAGACGGCGGGACATGGAGGTGTTCACCGGCTACGTCTTTGGGAACCCGATCAGTTGGCCCCATATCTTGCCTATCTATGAGAACGGCCAGTGGCATTTCTCGGACAACCTTGGCAGGACGCTGGACAAAGACAGGTTCGAGGAGTGGAAGACCCTGTTCTTCGAACTGGAGGGCTGGGACAAGAGTTCGGGTTGGCCCACCCGAGGCACATTAGAACAGTTAGGCCTGGCAAAGGTGGCAGACGAGCTACAGAATCAGGGTAAGCTAGGAGTGCGTTGA
- a CDS encoding 4Fe-4S dicluster domain-containing protein: MAGVETTKQKPSRVPLSEGYLVVDSKKCAGCMACMLACSLVYEGIANLSLSRIQVIQTTFKPFPEDITISICRQCANPICMKSCPTEALHVDAEHGNIRVVDESLCDGCKLCIEACPYPPSRVIWNQERHVAVKCDLCAGAQYRLEVGGPHGKQACVEACPMRAIRLVHKVPNQRGDDGYNVNLRNEHWGWLGYPTD; the protein is encoded by the coding sequence ATGGCTGGAGTAGAAACCACCAAGCAGAAGCCGTCCAGGGTTCCGTTGTCAGAAGGGTACCTCGTCGTGGATTCAAAGAAGTGCGCTGGCTGCATGGCCTGCATGCTGGCCTGCTCACTGGTATACGAAGGAATTGCCAACCTGTCTCTTTCACGAATCCAGGTCATACAGACTACCTTCAAACCCTTTCCCGAAGACATCACCATCAGCATATGCCGTCAATGTGCCAATCCCATCTGCATGAAATCGTGTCCTACGGAAGCACTGCACGTCGATGCCGAACACGGCAATATCAGGGTTGTGGATGAGTCATTGTGCGATGGCTGCAAGTTGTGCATTGAGGCATGCCCCTACCCGCCCAGCCGTGTCATCTGGAATCAGGAGCGCCACGTAGCAGTGAAGTGCGACTTGTGCGCCGGGGCGCAATACCGTCTGGAGGTAGGCGGGCCTCATGGCAAACAGGCGTGTGTGGAAGCCTGTCCCATGCGGGCCATCCGGTTGGTTCACAAGGTGCCCAACCAGCGCGGTGATGACGGATACAATGTCAATCTGCGGAACGAACATTGGGGCTGGTTGGGGTATCCGACGGATTAA
- a CDS encoding nuclear transport factor 2 family protein has translation MSLTPADKFEISELLAKFCFYSDFGDYEALAGVYTEDTTTVIEGAGTFSGLDWQIEHSRESYEQTSGKNRHCITNLWIEPDGDGAVARYFLLNIFAGFNPMEAQFMTTGRFTDKVVRTKHGWRIEHRHYTPDQPFQLPDGHLPGEEK, from the coding sequence ATGAGCCTTACCCCTGCTGACAAATTCGAAATCAGCGAACTCCTGGCCAAGTTCTGCTTCTACTCAGATTTTGGCGATTACGAGGCCCTGGCAGGAGTCTATACGGAAGACACAACAACGGTCATTGAAGGTGCTGGTACGTTTTCTGGATTGGATTGGCAGATTGAGCATTCCCGTGAATCGTACGAGCAAACGTCTGGGAAGAATCGGCATTGTATTACCAATCTGTGGATTGAACCGGATGGTGACGGTGCCGTGGCACGCTATTTCTTGCTGAATATCTTCGCGGGATTCAACCCGATGGAAGCACAATTCATGACAACAGGACGTTTTACGGACAAGGTCGTGCGCACCAAACACGGGTGGCGTATTGAGCATCGCCATTACACTCCTGATCAGCCCTTCCAGCTTCCAGACGGCCATTTGCCTGGGGAGGAGAAGTAG
- a CDS encoding lactate utilization protein has product MSVLLIEPVSSGKRRHFAEILREPRTHIPPSLEDVKRRLREVRSYTLDHLDTLAGQLRATLAGRSEVEVTLAADAAQVVKTLREVSGSTNRIAVNKSSGVTKELVPALISSRFEIIESYYEELKPFENRFGGYWDLPQVTFESLSESFARPVDLMAVRRSSIHANGAKDFIGLLGVNAVSASDGAVLFLQHSSNISKVFEQAKKVIIVAGLEKIVRNLDDAIFQTKCMALFGFEALALDIHSGKGDRADIESLPFDVLPQQAPEKIHFILLDNGRSQMLRSRYKELLACIGCRACARTCPAYQFLVDDARWSPREYVYFLGRNPSMARRLCLQCKTCEANCPLGIDLPGMILDAKAELMLKKRRSLADRVLANAEIAERWGSHAPWLANPLMRSRTLRWLGEKTLGISKERQLPQVQGKTFSRWFRSEEAKSGRHS; this is encoded by the coding sequence TTGTCTGTCCTGTTAATTGAGCCTGTCTCATCGGGCAAGAGACGACACTTTGCTGAGATACTCAGGGAGCCCAGGACGCATATCCCACCGAGCCTGGAAGATGTCAAGAGACGGCTCAGGGAAGTACGGAGCTACACGCTAGATCACCTGGACACCCTTGCCGGCCAATTGAGAGCCACATTAGCCGGACGCTCTGAGGTGGAGGTCACCTTGGCGGCTGATGCAGCGCAAGTGGTGAAGACCCTGAGGGAGGTCAGCGGCAGTACGAACAGGATCGCTGTCAACAAGTCCTCTGGGGTGACCAAGGAACTGGTACCAGCGCTGATCTCGTCGCGCTTTGAGATCATCGAGTCTTACTATGAAGAGCTGAAGCCTTTTGAGAACAGATTCGGGGGATACTGGGATCTGCCGCAGGTGACCTTCGAGTCCCTGTCCGAATCCTTTGCCAGACCGGTTGACCTCATGGCAGTTCGCCGCAGCAGCATCCATGCGAACGGCGCCAAGGACTTCATCGGGCTTCTGGGCGTGAATGCAGTCTCGGCCAGTGATGGGGCGGTTCTGTTTCTACAGCATTCGAGCAATATTAGCAAGGTTTTCGAACAAGCCAAAAAGGTTATCATTGTCGCCGGCCTGGAGAAGATCGTGAGAAATCTGGATGATGCCATTTTCCAGACGAAGTGCATGGCGCTCTTTGGCTTTGAAGCGCTGGCGCTGGATATACATAGCGGGAAGGGCGATAGGGCCGATATCGAGAGCCTGCCCTTCGATGTACTACCGCAGCAGGCCCCGGAGAAGATTCACTTCATTCTGCTTGACAATGGCAGGAGCCAGATGCTGCGGAGCCGCTACAAGGAGCTTCTGGCCTGTATTGGCTGTCGAGCCTGCGCCAGGACCTGCCCGGCCTACCAATTTCTCGTGGATGATGCCAGGTGGAGTCCCAGGGAATATGTGTACTTCCTGGGAAGGAACCCCTCCATGGCTCGTCGCCTTTGCCTCCAGTGCAAGACCTGCGAGGCGAACTGTCCGCTGGGCATAGATTTGCCTGGGATGATCCTCGATGCCAAAGCGGAACTCATGTTGAAAAAGCGTCGCTCGCTAGCTGATAGAGTGCTGGCAAACGCTGAGATAGCGGAAAGATGGGGCAGTCACGCGCCCTGGCTGGCAAATCCTTTGATGAGAAGCAGGACATTGCGCTGGCTTGGAGAGAAGACATTAGGGATCAGCAAAGAGAGGCAACTGCCGCAGGTTCAAGGAAAGACCTTCTCCAGGTGGTTTCGCTCCGAGGAAGCAAAATCGGGACGGCACAGCTAG